Proteins from a single region of Acidovorax sp. NCPPB 3576:
- a CDS encoding AMP-binding protein — protein MERIWLKNYPPGVPHSVEPGQYRSLPHLFEESFRKHADRPFSVCMDRWMTYGELDRLSVQLGAWLQGQGLTPGARVAIMLPNVPQFGVTMAGVLRAGYTCVNVNPLYTARELEHQLKDSGATAIVILENFAHTLAEVIDRTAVQHVCVASMGDLLGAAFGRWITFAVRHLAKMVPAYEIPLTNGRQVLPFNKALALGERRTLAPSQATLDSTAFLQYTGGTTGLSKGAVLTHRNIVAATLQAEAWFTPALSKVGDVRHANSIAALPLYHIFALTLCLLAIRQGSHLTLIPNPRDIPKFVAVLKKRPFHMLPAVNTLFNALLHNPQFAALDFSHLCVSQAGGMAASEGTARQWQKVTGSTMIEGWGMSETCAIGTNNPVNNTQFTGTIGLPLPGIDIAIKDDAGESLAIGQSGEICIRGPNVMTGYYQQPEENAKAFTADGFMRTGDIGIMDEAGYTRIIDRKKDMILVSGFNVFPNELEQVISLCPGVLECAAIGVPDEKQGEAIKVFVVKSDPALSEEDVERYCHEHLTGYKRPRHIEFRDALPKTNVGKILRRELRG, from the coding sequence ATGGAACGGATCTGGCTGAAAAACTACCCTCCGGGGGTGCCGCACAGCGTGGAGCCCGGGCAGTACCGCTCGCTGCCCCACCTGTTCGAGGAGTCGTTCCGCAAGCATGCCGACCGCCCTTTCTCGGTCTGCATGGACCGGTGGATGACCTACGGCGAACTCGACCGCCTGTCGGTCCAGTTGGGTGCGTGGCTGCAGGGCCAGGGCCTCACGCCCGGTGCGCGCGTGGCCATCATGCTGCCCAACGTGCCGCAGTTCGGCGTGACCATGGCCGGCGTGCTGCGCGCGGGCTACACCTGCGTGAACGTGAACCCGCTCTACACCGCGCGCGAGCTGGAGCATCAACTGAAGGACTCCGGCGCCACCGCCATCGTGATCCTGGAGAACTTCGCCCACACGCTGGCCGAGGTGATCGACCGCACCGCCGTGCAGCACGTGTGCGTTGCCAGCATGGGCGACCTGCTGGGCGCAGCGTTCGGGCGATGGATCACGTTCGCCGTGCGCCACCTGGCCAAGATGGTGCCGGCCTACGAGATTCCGCTCACCAACGGCCGCCAGGTGCTGCCGTTCAACAAGGCGCTGGCCCTGGGCGAGCGGCGCACGCTGGCGCCCAGCCAGGCCACGCTGGATTCCACCGCCTTCCTGCAGTACACGGGTGGCACCACGGGGTTGTCCAAGGGCGCGGTGCTGACCCACCGCAACATCGTGGCCGCCACGCTGCAGGCCGAGGCGTGGTTCACGCCCGCGCTGTCCAAGGTGGGCGACGTGCGCCATGCCAACAGCATCGCGGCGCTGCCGCTGTACCACATCTTCGCGCTCACGCTGTGCCTGCTGGCGATCCGCCAGGGCTCGCACCTCACGCTGATCCCCAACCCGCGCGACATTCCGAAGTTCGTCGCCGTGCTGAAAAAGCGGCCCTTCCACATGCTGCCGGCCGTGAACACGCTGTTCAACGCGCTGCTGCACAACCCGCAGTTCGCCGCGCTCGATTTTTCGCACCTGTGCGTATCGCAGGCCGGCGGCATGGCCGCGTCGGAGGGCACGGCGCGCCAGTGGCAGAAGGTGACGGGCAGCACCATGATCGAAGGCTGGGGCATGAGCGAGACCTGCGCCATCGGCACCAACAACCCGGTGAACAACACGCAGTTCACCGGCACCATCGGCCTGCCCCTGCCGGGCATCGACATCGCCATCAAGGACGATGCCGGCGAGAGCCTGGCCATCGGCCAATCGGGCGAGATCTGCATCCGCGGCCCCAACGTGATGACCGGCTACTACCAGCAGCCCGAGGAGAACGCCAAGGCCTTCACGGCGGACGGCTTCATGCGCACGGGCGACATCGGCATCATGGACGAGGCGGGCTACACCCGCATCATCGACCGCAAGAAGGACATGATCCTGGTGAGCGGCTTCAACGTGTTCCCGAACGAGCTGGAGCAGGTGATCTCGCTGTGCCCCGGCGTGCTGGAATGCGCGGCCATCGGCGTGCCGGACGAAAAACAGGGCGAGGCCATCAAGGTATTCGTGGTGAAAAGCGACCCGGCGCTGTCGGAGGAAGACGTGGAGCGCTACTGCCACGAGCACCTCACCGGCTACAAGCGGCCCCGGCACATCGAGTTCCGCGATGCGCTGCCCAAGACGAATGTGGGCAAGATCTTGCGCCGGGAGTTGCGCGGTTGA
- a CDS encoding esterase/lipase family protein — MTNARWQRGVVVCNLLMAAGWLLWQWPASPLRAVAGLAAAMLLLRLFMGLQFVFMARVNRQASRADGVPVPSLAQMVRAWSAEARWASVVFGWWQPFRSIAVPDWLPPTAADGPPSARGVVLVHGFLCNRGFWTPWMKVLRSRGHPFVAVTMEPAFGAIDDYVGTLDEAVRRVTAATGRPPVVVGHSMGGLAVRAWLRARQADARVHRVITLGSPHQGAWAARFSQSANGRQMVPGGEWLRQLAQDEPPGRAALFTCFYSNCDNAVYPTATAMLDGADNRFVEGLAHVQMAFHPPVVRDCLGLIAAP, encoded by the coding sequence TTGACCAATGCACGATGGCAACGCGGGGTGGTGGTGTGCAACCTGCTGATGGCCGCTGGCTGGCTGCTGTGGCAATGGCCCGCCTCGCCGCTGCGCGCGGTGGCGGGCCTGGCGGCGGCGATGCTGCTGCTGCGCCTGTTCATGGGGCTGCAGTTCGTGTTCATGGCCCGCGTGAACCGGCAGGCCAGCCGTGCGGATGGCGTGCCCGTGCCCTCGCTGGCGCAGATGGTGCGCGCCTGGTCGGCCGAGGCGCGCTGGGCGAGCGTGGTGTTCGGCTGGTGGCAGCCGTTTCGCTCCATCGCCGTGCCCGACTGGCTGCCGCCCACCGCCGCCGATGGGCCGCCGTCCGCGCGGGGCGTGGTGCTGGTGCACGGTTTCCTCTGCAACCGGGGGTTCTGGACGCCCTGGATGAAGGTGTTGCGCAGCCGGGGCCACCCGTTCGTGGCGGTGACGATGGAGCCCGCGTTCGGCGCCATCGACGACTACGTGGGCACGCTGGACGAGGCCGTGCGCCGGGTCACCGCCGCCACGGGCCGCCCGCCGGTCGTGGTGGGCCACAGCATGGGCGGCCTGGCCGTGCGGGCGTGGCTGCGGGCGCGGCAGGCCGATGCGCGCGTGCACCGCGTGATCACGCTGGGCTCGCCCCACCAGGGCGCCTGGGCGGCGCGGTTCAGCCAGTCCGCCAACGGCCGGCAGATGGTGCCCGGGGGCGAATGGCTGCGGCAGCTGGCGCAGGACGAGCCGCCCGGGCGCGCGGCGCTGTTCACCTGCTTTTATTCCAACTGCGACAACGCGGTGTACCCGACCGCGACCGCCATGCTCGACGGGGCGGACAACCGCTTCGTGGAGGGCCTGGCCCACGTGCAGATGGCCTTTCATCCGCCGGTGGTGCGGGATTGTCTGGGCCTCATCGCGGCGCCTTGA
- the phhA gene encoding phenylalanine 4-monooxygenase has translation MGQPPVVYGQSDRPPRGDYARANADYTCAQDYAAYTAADHDTYRRLYERQSALLPGLASDAFIEALPSLGASDRIPRFEEVNERLYKATRWELVGVPGLIPEVPFFTLLANRKFPVTDWIRTPDEFDYIVEPDIFHDLFGHVPLLFNPVFADYVQRYGQGGLKAHGLGACELLSRLYWYTIEFGLIRQDDGLRAYGAGILSSSGELAHSVRSPEPQRIPLQLERTMRTRYKIDTYQQTYFVIDSFQQLFDMTAADFAPIYERLKGQPEFAADEREAVPA, from the coding sequence ATGGGACAGCCCCCCGTCGTCTATGGACAATCCGATCGCCCGCCCCGCGGCGACTACGCCCGCGCCAACGCCGACTACACCTGCGCGCAGGACTACGCGGCCTACACCGCGGCCGACCACGACACCTACCGGCGCCTGTACGAGCGGCAGTCGGCCCTGCTGCCGGGCCTGGCGAGCGATGCGTTCATCGAGGCCCTGCCCTCGCTCGGCGCGAGCGACCGCATTCCGCGCTTCGAAGAGGTGAACGAGCGCCTGTACAAGGCCACGCGCTGGGAACTGGTGGGCGTACCGGGACTGATCCCCGAGGTGCCGTTCTTCACGCTGCTGGCCAACCGCAAGTTCCCGGTGACCGACTGGATCCGCACGCCGGACGAGTTCGACTACATCGTCGAGCCCGACATCTTCCATGACCTGTTCGGCCATGTGCCGCTGCTGTTCAACCCGGTGTTCGCCGACTACGTGCAGCGCTACGGCCAGGGCGGCCTCAAGGCCCACGGCCTGGGCGCCTGCGAGCTGCTGTCGCGCCTGTACTGGTACACGATCGAGTTCGGCCTGATCCGCCAGGACGACGGCCTGCGGGCCTATGGCGCGGGCATCCTGAGCTCTTCGGGCGAACTGGCCCACTCGGTGCGCAGCCCCGAGCCGCAGCGCATTCCCCTGCAGCTGGAGCGCACCATGCGCACGCGCTACAAGATCGACACCTACCAGCAGACCTACTTCGTCATCGACAGCTTCCAGCAGCTGTTCGACATGACGGCGGCCGACTTCGCCCCGATCTACGAGCGCCTCAAAGGTCAGCCCGAGTTCGCGGCGGACGAGCGCGAGGCCGTGCCGGCCTGA
- a CDS encoding Bug family tripartite tricarboxylate transporter substrate binding protein → MAGLAAHAQTPSAPLKIIVPYPEGGPVDASAHIVAEGAKAALGNVAVENKPGAGGNVGADLVAKAPAGGNLLVMGAVATHAVNPWLYKNFPYDPIKDFKPIALVARTPNVLVMSAEQAKSLNIGSTTDLVQYLKKHPDQLKYGSGGNGSIGHIAAEMFKSLTNTRMAHVPFQGSPPALKALQAQEVSLVFDNLASSLPLIKAGKLKALGVTSLGRDDDLPDVRSINDEVQGFNVVTWFGLFAPVALPDADARRYAMAFSAGMKSPASMERFKKMGLDPEDLTLESFGQFVRSEHSKYGFLIKAAKIKMD, encoded by the coding sequence ATGGCAGGACTTGCCGCGCATGCGCAGACCCCTTCCGCGCCGCTGAAGATCATCGTGCCCTATCCCGAGGGCGGGCCGGTCGATGCCTCGGCCCACATCGTTGCCGAAGGCGCCAAGGCGGCGCTGGGCAACGTGGCGGTGGAGAACAAGCCCGGCGCGGGCGGCAACGTCGGCGCCGATCTCGTGGCGAAAGCCCCGGCCGGCGGCAACCTGCTGGTGATGGGCGCGGTGGCCACGCATGCGGTGAACCCCTGGCTGTACAAGAACTTCCCGTACGACCCGATCAAGGACTTCAAGCCGATCGCCCTCGTCGCGCGCACGCCCAACGTGCTGGTGATGAGCGCCGAGCAGGCCAAGAGCCTGAACATCGGCAGCACGACCGACCTGGTGCAGTACCTCAAGAAGCACCCGGACCAGCTCAAGTACGGCTCGGGCGGCAACGGCAGCATCGGCCACATCGCGGCCGAGATGTTCAAGTCGCTGACCAACACGCGCATGGCGCACGTGCCGTTCCAGGGATCGCCCCCGGCGCTCAAGGCACTGCAGGCGCAAGAAGTGAGCCTGGTGTTCGACAACCTGGCGTCGTCGCTGCCGCTCATCAAGGCGGGCAAGCTGAAGGCGCTGGGCGTCACCTCGCTGGGCCGGGACGACGACCTGCCGGACGTGCGCAGCATCAACGACGAGGTGCAGGGCTTCAACGTGGTGACGTGGTTCGGGCTGTTCGCCCCGGTCGCGCTGCCCGACGCCGACGCCCGCCGCTACGCCATGGCGTTCAGCGCCGGCATGAAGTCGCCGGCCAGCATGGAGCGCTTCAAGAAGATGGGCCTCGACCCCGAGGACCTCACGCTGGAGAGCTTCGGCCAGTTCGTGCGCTCGGAGCACAGCAAGTACGGTTTTCTGATCAAGGCCGCAAAGATCAAGATGGATTAG
- the hppD gene encoding 4-hydroxyphenylpyruvate dioxygenase gives MNAALPEQATQQTAAWENPMGTDGFEFIEYAAPDPQAMGKVFEGMGFKPVARHRHKNVTLYRQGQINFIINAEPDSFAQRFARMHGPSVCAIAFRVHDAKAAYERALGLGAWGYAGTAGPGELNIPAIKGIGDSLIYLVDRWRGKGGAQPGDIGNIGFFDVDFEPLPGVSPEEALNPHGHGLTYIDHLTHNVHRGRMNEWAEFYERLFGFREIRYFDIEGQVTGVKSKAMTSPCGKIRIPINEEGKEKAGQIQEYLDMYNGEGIQHIAMGSDDLYATVDALRGAGVRLLDTIDTYYELVDKRIPGHGEPLAELHKRKILVDGKKDALLLQIFSENQLGPIFFEFIQRKGDDGFGNGNFKALFESIELDQMRRGVLKSE, from the coding sequence ATGAACGCAGCCTTGCCCGAGCAAGCCACGCAGCAGACCGCCGCCTGGGAGAACCCCATGGGCACCGACGGTTTCGAATTCATCGAATACGCCGCACCCGATCCACAGGCCATGGGCAAGGTGTTCGAAGGCATGGGCTTCAAGCCCGTGGCCCGGCACCGCCACAAGAACGTGACCCTGTACCGCCAGGGCCAGATCAACTTCATCATCAATGCCGAGCCCGACAGCTTTGCGCAGCGCTTTGCGCGCATGCACGGCCCCAGCGTCTGCGCCATCGCCTTCCGCGTGCACGATGCCAAAGCCGCCTACGAGCGCGCCCTGGGCCTGGGCGCCTGGGGCTATGCCGGCACCGCCGGTCCGGGCGAGCTGAACATTCCCGCCATCAAGGGCATCGGCGACAGCCTGATCTATCTGGTGGACCGCTGGCGCGGCAAGGGCGGCGCGCAGCCCGGCGACATCGGCAACATCGGCTTCTTCGACGTGGACTTCGAGCCGCTGCCCGGCGTCTCGCCCGAAGAGGCGCTCAACCCCCATGGCCATGGCCTGACCTACATCGACCACCTGACGCACAACGTGCACCGGGGCCGCATGAACGAATGGGCCGAGTTCTACGAGCGCCTGTTCGGCTTCCGCGAGATCAGGTACTTCGACATCGAAGGCCAGGTCACCGGAGTCAAGAGCAAGGCCATGACCAGCCCCTGCGGAAAGATCCGCATCCCGATCAACGAAGAAGGCAAGGAAAAGGCCGGCCAGATCCAGGAGTACCTGGACATGTACAACGGCGAGGGCATCCAGCACATCGCCATGGGCTCGGACGACCTGTATGCCACGGTGGACGCGCTGCGCGGCGCCGGCGTGCGCCTGCTGGACACCATCGACACCTACTACGAGCTGGTGGACAAGCGCATCCCCGGCCACGGCGAGCCGCTGGCCGAGCTGCACAAGCGCAAGATCCTCGTGGACGGCAAGAAGGACGCGCTGCTGCTGCAGATCTTCAGCGAGAACCAGCTCGGGCCGATCTTCTTCGAGTTCATCCAGCGCAAGGGCGACGACGGCTTTGGCAACGGCAACTTCAAGGCGCTGTTCGAGAGCATCGAACTCGACCAGATGCGCCGGGGCGTGCTGAAGTCCGAGTGA
- a CDS encoding lipase secretion chaperone, with protein sequence MIRIRSAALVACGLAAAAALLWWTGSGPAQEASRPTGAAAIPGMAAGTAARGPAAPAVWDAPAPPVAAASSDPLLGPGLRDTLEALLRAAGEAPEPGLLKARLEGLIGQFFPAQVKARALALAYRYVDYRVALGRLQAPADLRDPHALRLALAARQKVRMAAFEPDEYQALFAEDAAMDQYLLARMEIERDPSLTADQKSVALQQAEGTLGPALQAQRAEAAAHVGVARQTAAFDAQGMDATARFTARSAQYGAEAAQRLAQVDLQDRQWQGRLDQYQAAMGAGTSAAGLAQLRSELFTPQEQLRLDGALALRALPASTP encoded by the coding sequence GTGATACGCATCCGCAGCGCGGCGCTGGTGGCGTGCGGCCTTGCCGCCGCGGCCGCCCTGCTGTGGTGGACGGGCAGCGGTCCGGCGCAGGAGGCGTCCCGCCCGACAGGCGCCGCAGCCATCCCGGGCATGGCCGCAGGCACCGCCGCCCGGGGCCCGGCCGCGCCGGCAGTGTGGGACGCCCCCGCGCCGCCCGTGGCCGCCGCCAGTAGCGATCCTTTGCTGGGCCCCGGCCTGCGCGACACGCTGGAGGCTCTGCTGCGCGCGGCGGGCGAAGCGCCCGAGCCGGGCCTGCTCAAAGCACGGCTGGAGGGCCTGATCGGCCAGTTCTTCCCGGCGCAGGTCAAGGCGCGCGCCCTGGCACTGGCCTACCGCTACGTGGACTACCGCGTGGCGCTCGGGCGGCTGCAGGCGCCTGCCGATCTGCGCGATCCCCACGCCCTGCGGCTGGCGCTGGCCGCGCGCCAGAAGGTGCGCATGGCGGCCTTCGAGCCGGATGAATACCAGGCCCTGTTCGCCGAGGATGCGGCCATGGACCAGTACCTGTTGGCACGCATGGAGATCGAGCGCGACCCGTCGCTCACCGCCGACCAGAAAAGCGTGGCCCTGCAGCAGGCCGAAGGCACCCTGGGCCCGGCGCTCCAGGCCCAGCGGGCCGAAGCGGCGGCGCACGTCGGCGTGGCCCGGCAGACCGCGGCCTTCGATGCGCAGGGCATGGACGCCACGGCCCGCTTCACCGCCCGCAGCGCGCAATACGGCGCCGAGGCCGCGCAGCGCCTGGCCCAGGTGGACCTGCAGGACCGCCAGTGGCAGGGTCGGCTGGACCAGTACCAGGCGGCCATGGGGGCCGGCACTTCGGCGGCCGGGCTGGCGCAGTTGCGGTCGGAACTCTTCACGCCGCAAGAGCAGCTCCGGCTGGACGGCGCACTGGCGCTGCGGGCGCTGCCCGCGTCCACGCCCTGA
- a CDS encoding lipase family alpha/beta hydrolase produces the protein MFVAFSRLLRGFAFVLAAFALQGLQAASAQSGYAQTRYPIVLVHGLFGFDSALGVDYFYRIPQALQRDGARVFVAQVSAANSTEVRGEQLLAQVKNIRALTGAEKVHLIGHSHGGPTARYVAGVAPQWVASVTSVGGVNRGSRVADVVRGVAPKGSVSEAVASQAASALVALINLSSGGSGLPQMPTAALDSLTTEGSARFNQRFGAGVPASGCGDGADLVNGVRYYSWTGVRTVTNVLDASDALLATTGLVFNEANDGLVSACSARLGKHLGDYRQNHLDEVNQLLGLRDWLSVDPVTLYLDQANRLKKAGL, from the coding sequence ATGTTCGTTGCATTCAGCCGCCTGCTGCGCGGTTTCGCTTTCGTCCTGGCCGCGTTCGCATTGCAGGGATTGCAGGCCGCCAGCGCCCAATCCGGCTATGCGCAGACCCGCTACCCCATCGTTTTGGTGCACGGCCTGTTCGGATTCGACTCCGCGCTGGGGGTGGATTATTTCTACCGCATCCCTCAGGCCTTGCAGCGCGACGGCGCCCGTGTGTTCGTGGCGCAGGTGTCCGCCGCCAACAGCACCGAGGTGCGGGGCGAACAATTGCTGGCCCAGGTGAAGAACATCCGCGCGCTCACGGGCGCCGAGAAGGTCCACCTGATCGGCCATTCGCACGGTGGGCCGACCGCGCGGTACGTGGCCGGGGTGGCGCCGCAGTGGGTGGCGTCGGTCACGTCCGTGGGCGGCGTCAACCGCGGCTCGCGCGTGGCGGACGTGGTGCGCGGGGTCGCGCCCAAGGGCAGCGTGAGCGAGGCGGTGGCCAGCCAGGCGGCCTCGGCGCTGGTGGCGCTCATCAACCTGTCCTCGGGCGGCAGCGGCCTGCCGCAGATGCCGACGGCGGCGCTGGATTCGCTCACCACCGAGGGGTCGGCGCGCTTCAACCAGCGCTTCGGCGCGGGCGTTCCTGCCAGCGGCTGCGGCGACGGGGCCGACCTGGTCAATGGCGTGCGCTACTACTCGTGGACCGGCGTGCGCACGGTCACCAACGTGCTCGATGCCAGCGACGCCCTGCTGGCCACGACCGGGCTGGTATTCAACGAGGCCAACGACGGCCTGGTGTCGGCCTGCTCGGCGCGCCTGGGCAAGCACCTGGGCGACTACCGCCAGAACCACCTGGACGAAGTCAACCAGTTGCTGGGCCTGCGCGACTGGCTGTCGGTGGACCCGGTTACGCTTTACCTCGACCAGGCCAATCGCCTCAAGAAAGCGGGCTTGTGA
- a CDS encoding Lrp/AsnC family transcriptional regulator, producing MTADHALDKLDRAILRCLQVNGRETYDEIGERVGLSPSAVLRRAKRLEDSGVIDRYVALVKPESVGLGLTAYLNVRLEKHTESHKRNPMDLFRASVQTWPEVVECAALTGEMDYLLRVVVADMGHYSRFIMDTLLKHPSVQDCKTSFVLDRVKATTAVPV from the coding sequence ATGACCGCCGACCACGCACTCGACAAGCTCGACCGCGCCATCTTGCGCTGTTTACAGGTCAATGGGCGCGAGACCTACGACGAAATCGGCGAGCGGGTGGGCCTGTCGCCCAGCGCCGTGCTGCGCCGCGCCAAGCGCCTGGAAGACAGCGGCGTGATCGACCGCTACGTGGCATTGGTCAAGCCCGAATCGGTGGGCCTGGGCCTCACGGCCTACCTGAACGTGCGGCTCGAAAAACACACCGAGAGCCACAAGCGCAACCCCATGGACCTGTTCCGCGCCAGCGTGCAGACCTGGCCCGAGGTGGTGGAGTGCGCCGCGCTCACGGGCGAAATGGATTACCTGCTGCGCGTGGTGGTGGCCGACATGGGCCACTACAGCCGCTTCATCATGGACACGCTGCTCAAGCACCCCAGCGTGCAGGACTGCAAGACCAGCTTCGTGCTCGACCGCGTGAAGGCCACCACCGCCGTGCCGGTGTAG
- a CDS encoding GNAT family N-acetyltransferase codes for MIPTQDWLRASPDAGGTLPRSEAPRPPHRRGSSPVMVPIRSLGPGHRERIATHLLRLEPADRYLRFGYAASDEQVQRYVDQLDFVRDEIFGIYNRRLELIAVAHLAYADSPEHQSCAEFGVSVLGQARGRGFGARLFERAVMHARNQGVSMVFIHALSENTAMLKIARNAGATVRRDGSESEAYLQLPRAGLDTRMAQMVVHQFAEMDYRFKKQARQFWRLLAGLQEVRRGVREGRHQSAE; via the coding sequence ATGATCCCCACCCAAGACTGGCTTCGCGCGTCCCCCGATGCAGGCGGCACTTTGCCGCGCAGCGAAGCGCCCCGACCGCCCCACCGGCGGGGCAGCTCTCCAGTCATGGTGCCGATCCGCTCGCTCGGCCCCGGGCATCGCGAACGCATCGCCACCCACCTGCTGCGGCTGGAGCCCGCGGACCGCTACCTGCGCTTCGGCTACGCCGCCAGCGACGAACAGGTGCAGCGCTATGTGGACCAGCTGGATTTCGTGCGCGACGAGATCTTCGGCATCTACAACCGCCGGCTTGAACTCATTGCCGTCGCCCACCTCGCCTACGCCGATTCGCCGGAGCACCAAAGCTGCGCCGAATTCGGCGTGTCCGTGCTGGGCCAGGCGCGGGGCCGCGGCTTCGGTGCCCGTCTGTTCGAGCGCGCGGTGATGCACGCGCGCAACCAGGGCGTGAGCATGGTGTTCATCCATGCCTTGAGCGAGAACACCGCCATGCTGAAGATCGCGCGCAATGCCGGCGCCACCGTGCGCCGCGATGGCTCGGAGTCCGAGGCCTACCTGCAATTGCCGCGCGCGGGCCTGGACACGCGCATGGCGCAGATGGTGGTGCACCAGTTCGCCGAGATGGATTACCGCTTCAAAAAGCAGGCCCGGCAGTTCTGGCGGCTGCTCGCCGGGCTGCAGGAAGTGCGGCGCGGCGTGCGCGAAGGGCGCCACCAGTCGGCCGAATGA
- a CDS encoding HlyC/CorC family transporter — translation MSDPHSARPSDREDKRTFLKRLIEFIHPGPDSTDELIATLAEAEDNQIINADARVMLERVLRMAEMRASDVMVAAPRMDLIDIEAPFDALLYQVIDTAHSRFPVYQGERENIIGILMAKDLLKLQRAPDLNIRALLRPAAFVPESKGLNDLLREFRVNRIHMAVVIDEFGRVAGLVTIEDVLEQIVGEIEDEFDIPEDEGDIFGLADRTYRVSGDTPIERVAEAFGAVLVGSDRTEPFDTIGGLIAHEMGHAPKRGEALDLGGLRFVVLHTKGGAVRWFKVSPVPAEDDRAAA, via the coding sequence GTGTCCGACCCCCATTCCGCGCGCCCGTCCGACCGAGAGGACAAACGCACGTTCCTGAAGCGGCTCATCGAGTTCATCCACCCCGGCCCGGATTCCACCGACGAGCTGATCGCCACCCTGGCGGAAGCCGAAGACAACCAGATCATCAACGCCGATGCCCGAGTGATGCTCGAGCGCGTGCTGCGCATGGCCGAAATGCGGGCCAGCGACGTGATGGTGGCCGCGCCGCGCATGGACCTGATCGACATCGAGGCGCCTTTCGACGCCCTGCTGTACCAGGTGATCGACACCGCGCACTCGCGGTTTCCGGTGTACCAGGGCGAGCGCGAGAACATCATCGGCATCCTGATGGCCAAGGACCTGCTCAAGCTGCAGCGCGCGCCCGACTTGAACATCCGCGCCCTGCTGCGGCCCGCCGCCTTCGTGCCCGAGAGCAAGGGTCTGAACGATCTGCTGCGCGAGTTTCGCGTCAACCGCATCCACATGGCGGTGGTGATCGACGAGTTCGGCCGCGTGGCCGGGCTGGTCACCATCGAGGACGTGCTGGAGCAGATCGTGGGCGAGATCGAGGACGAGTTCGACATCCCCGAGGACGAGGGCGACATCTTCGGCCTGGCCGACCGCACCTACCGCGTGAGCGGCGACACCCCGATCGAGCGGGTGGCCGAGGCGTTCGGCGCGGTGCTCGTGGGCTCCGACCGGACCGAACCCTTCGACACCATCGGTGGCCTGATCGCGCACGAGATGGGCCATGCGCCCAAGCGCGGCGAAGCGCTGGACCTGGGCGGGTTGCGGTTCGTCGTGCTGCACACCAAGGGCGGTGCCGTGCGCTGGTTCAAGGTATCGCCGGTGCCCGCCGAAGACGACCGGGCCGCCGCCTGA